From Oenococcus sicerae, the proteins below share one genomic window:
- a CDS encoding sugar porter family MFS transporter: protein MKKESKINNSFLKYSTYVISLGGFLFGYDTGVINGALAFMSKPDQLNLSAGLQGVVSSSLVLGACLGALGCGRIADKFGRKKTLRWIAALFTISTILCALAMNFLFMAAFRFVLGIAVGAASSLSPMYLSEISPAPVRTDNVNKNAIFIVLGQLTAFSVNAILGNVWGSWSPIWRIMVVSASIPAIVLWVNSFHIGGSPRWLVLKKQFKKAGKLFARLGFKNSSISSIDKDSANNTNSETSLSWREVVKSPSLLYLLIAGVLVALIQQISGVNTVMYYGTILLEKVGMGQGGSLYANVLIGLVSVIASIFGTRLIARYNTHRMLLIGLLGNIFFLILLAWVLNLSLFSQLLKNILVLLFLALFLASHQGIVSPVTWLIMSEMFPGAVKARFMSIATATTWLTNFTISLIFPIMIAAFGTSVVFFIFAGTNAISVLISVFVLNEKEIKSAYAKN from the coding sequence GTGAAAAAAGAGTCGAAAATAAACAACAGTTTTTTAAAGTACAGTACTTATGTCATTTCCTTAGGAGGCTTTCTCTTCGGCTATGATACAGGTGTCATCAATGGCGCTTTAGCTTTTATGAGCAAGCCGGATCAGTTGAATCTGTCGGCCGGTCTGCAGGGAGTTGTTTCCAGTTCGCTTGTTTTAGGTGCTTGTTTAGGAGCACTGGGATGTGGCAGGATCGCTGATAAATTTGGCAGAAAGAAAACACTGCGCTGGATCGCTGCCTTGTTTACCATCTCAACGATCCTATGCGCTTTAGCGATGAACTTTCTGTTTATGGCCGCCTTTCGTTTCGTTTTAGGTATTGCCGTTGGCGCGGCATCAAGCCTGTCACCGATGTATCTTTCTGAGATATCACCAGCCCCTGTTAGAACTGATAACGTTAATAAAAATGCGATTTTTATTGTTTTGGGGCAATTAACTGCCTTTTCGGTCAACGCTATTTTAGGCAATGTTTGGGGCAGTTGGTCACCAATATGGCGTATTATGGTCGTTTCAGCCAGTATTCCAGCAATCGTTCTTTGGGTTAATTCTTTTCATATTGGTGGCAGCCCGCGCTGGCTTGTATTAAAAAAACAATTTAAAAAGGCAGGTAAACTTTTCGCCAGGTTAGGTTTTAAAAATAGCAGCATTAGTAGCATTGACAAAGATTCAGCCAATAACACTAACAGCGAGACCAGTCTTTCTTGGCGAGAAGTTGTTAAAAGTCCGAGCTTGCTTTATTTATTAATTGCCGGTGTCTTAGTTGCTTTGATTCAACAAATATCTGGCGTCAATACGGTCATGTATTATGGCACGATTTTATTGGAAAAAGTCGGCATGGGCCAAGGCGGATCTTTATATGCGAATGTCTTGATCGGACTGGTTTCTGTAATAGCTAGTATTTTTGGCACAAGACTGATAGCACGCTACAATACGCACCGCATGCTTTTGATCGGACTGCTGGGCAACATTTTTTTCTTGATTTTATTGGCCTGGGTACTGAATCTAAGTCTGTTTTCACAGCTTCTCAAAAATATTTTGGTTCTCCTTTTCTTAGCGTTATTCTTAGCTAGTCATCAAGGTATTGTTAGCCCTGTCACTTGGTTGATTATGTCGGAAATGTTTCCTGGAGCGGTAAAAGCACGTTTTATGTCGATCGCGACAGCTACGACTTGGTTAACGAATTTCACGATTAGTCTCATCTTCCCAATAATGATAGCCGCCTTTGGCACATCTGTGGTTTTCTTTATTTTTGCCGGAACTAATGCTATCAGTGTGTTAATTTCTGTGTTTGTTTTAAATGAGAAAGAAATTAAAAGTGCCTATGCCAAAAATTAA
- a CDS encoding peptidoglycan bridge formation glycyltransferase FemA/FemB family protein codes for MRFVILDKDEYHRFEQQNPKGSFYQSIYQKAYFDKSRQTSGFFGVIENDKILLGALIRKIDSRFGGVYEIMAGPLVDPNFADQDTIIAFFLSELRSYLKKLHAYYLRIVPNETIQRIDNAGHISSFDFSKYVSTYEKQGFIYDSLDQIGYSSLSPNYEYHKDLAGFNVETLFQSFSKATQYSIRKTFEFAIKTRTITYDELAVFHENTSQTAARLGFQDKSLVYYQNVYKTFGKQARFVIAETELPAYVKHFQATIQLLTEEIDQLAAANSKKSTSSKHRQVNELEDRIRQYQKRIDQAETFIGLYGNKINLAGALFFIQPQEVSYMFSYTNVEFKNFYGPYRIQYEMLKFAQSQKIPVYNFYGVSGDNSRKDGVYEFKKGFNGYVTRNIGTFILPISKIRYRLLQQFRKIIRR; via the coding sequence ATGAGATTCGTTATTTTAGACAAGGATGAATATCATAGATTTGAACAACAGAACCCGAAAGGTTCCTTTTATCAGAGCATTTACCAAAAAGCTTATTTCGATAAAAGCAGACAGACTTCTGGATTTTTCGGCGTAATTGAAAATGACAAAATTCTATTGGGAGCATTAATTAGAAAAATAGATAGCCGATTTGGCGGCGTTTACGAAATTATGGCTGGTCCGCTAGTTGATCCGAATTTTGCTGATCAGGATACGATAATCGCTTTTTTTCTTTCCGAGCTGCGCAGCTACTTAAAAAAATTGCACGCTTATTATTTACGGATCGTCCCAAATGAGACGATTCAGCGGATCGATAATGCGGGTCATATTAGTAGTTTTGATTTTTCTAAGTATGTGAGTACTTATGAAAAACAAGGTTTCATATATGATTCTTTGGATCAAATTGGTTACAGTTCACTTAGCCCGAATTATGAATATCATAAAGACCTTGCCGGATTTAACGTAGAGACGCTTTTTCAGAGCTTTAGTAAAGCGACTCAGTATTCTATCAGAAAAACTTTCGAATTTGCTATTAAAACGCGTACCATCACTTATGATGAACTAGCTGTTTTCCATGAAAATACCAGCCAAACAGCAGCGAGATTAGGTTTTCAAGATAAATCGCTAGTCTATTATCAAAATGTTTACAAAACATTTGGCAAACAAGCACGGTTTGTCATAGCGGAAACCGAATTACCAGCTTACGTCAAACATTTTCAAGCAACTATTCAGTTATTAACTGAAGAAATCGATCAGTTGGCTGCAGCTAATTCCAAGAAAAGCACTTCCAGCAAGCATAGACAGGTGAATGAACTAGAGGATCGTATTCGGCAATATCAAAAAAGAATTGATCAAGCAGAGACTTTTATTGGACTTTACGGCAATAAGATAAACCTAGCTGGTGCGCTATTTTTTATTCAACCGCAAGAAGTGTCTTACATGTTCAGTTATACGAATGTTGAGTTCAAAAATTTCTATGGTCCTTATCGTATTCAATATGAAATGTTGAAATTTGCGCAATCTCAAAAAATACCAGTTTATAATTTTTACGGTGTTTCTGGCGACAATTCCCGCAAAGATGGTGTGTACGAATTCAAGAAGGGATTTAATGGCTACGTGACACGTAATATAGGTACCTTTATATTGCCGATCAGTAAAATTCGTTATCGCTTGTTGCAGCAGTTTAGGAAAATTATCCGTAGATAA
- a CDS encoding MarR family winged helix-turn-helix transcriptional regulator, with product MKSISQLFSELYDQVLLNYQNDTNRSDRFPDLSANDEYYLNLLFELEDPTLTSFANKAKISKPAATRIIHRFIKAHYLTKHASSLDKRSFNLTLTDEMKKHCQQNDRLFDKVFLDAITPLSHKEQEQLAYLMNKIDQNSGLSHAAKSD from the coding sequence ATGAAATCAATCAGCCAACTTTTTTCAGAACTATATGATCAAGTTTTGCTAAATTATCAAAATGATACTAATAGAAGCGATAGATTCCCAGATCTTAGTGCTAACGATGAATATTATCTAAACCTGTTATTCGAATTGGAAGACCCCACCCTGACCAGTTTCGCTAATAAAGCAAAGATATCCAAACCGGCCGCAACGAGAATTATTCATCGTTTTATCAAAGCTCATTATTTAACAAAACATGCTTCATCATTGGATAAACGAAGTTTTAACTTAACGCTGACTGATGAAATGAAAAAACATTGTCAGCAAAACGATCGATTATTCGACAAAGTTTTTCTCGATGCCATCACCCCTCTGTCGCACAAAGAACAGGAACAATTAGCTTATCTCATGAATAAAATTGATCAAAATTCGGGATTATCGCATGCAGCAAAAAGCGATTGA
- a CDS encoding cation transporter — protein sequence MIKIRDYRMQQKAIEQHTLMAGILANLFMGAAGMAAYYTSQIEALFVDAYFTVISLVSGLVAISISKLSTKVSKRFPNGLFILEPIFSLVQSLLTIVLLVSALATVSWNAYKYFAYGQGKIMDVGPIIPYEIIMLLLSFSLSAYYNQQNKKINESSTMLLAETKGTLIDGIMSTGIALAALTILFINKESIFNFLRYTGDFFITFSLVLLTIRMPLQIIKRTFIEISGGTISNRHIQKIIENCLHKHLHGTLALSKCSIYKVGMSLRVDVLLNSKSVCINKKELSAAKDIILIELKKQFEYIHVAFYLD from the coding sequence TTGATCAAAATTCGGGATTATCGCATGCAGCAAAAAGCGATTGAACAGCATACTTTAATGGCTGGCATTTTAGCTAACCTGTTTATGGGCGCTGCTGGCATGGCAGCCTACTATACCAGTCAGATCGAAGCTTTATTTGTTGACGCCTACTTTACGGTCATCAGCTTGGTCTCAGGTCTTGTTGCGATTTCTATTTCAAAATTGAGCACAAAAGTCAGCAAACGATTTCCAAATGGCCTCTTCATCCTAGAACCAATTTTCTCATTGGTCCAGTCCTTATTAACGATCGTGCTGCTTGTTTCGGCTTTGGCCACAGTCAGTTGGAACGCCTACAAGTATTTCGCCTATGGACAAGGCAAAATCATGGATGTTGGGCCGATTATCCCCTATGAAATCATCATGCTGCTGTTGTCTTTTAGCCTATCTGCCTACTATAATCAGCAAAATAAAAAAATTAACGAAAGTAGCACGATGCTTTTGGCCGAAACGAAAGGGACCTTGATCGATGGTATTATGTCAACCGGAATCGCTTTGGCTGCCCTGACGATTCTTTTCATAAACAAAGAGTCGATTTTCAATTTTTTACGTTACACTGGCGATTTCTTTATTACCTTTTCACTGGTACTGCTGACGATCAGAATGCCGCTGCAAATTATCAAAAGAACTTTTATTGAGATCAGCGGCGGCACGATTTCTAATCGGCATATTCAAAAGATCATTGAAAACTGTCTGCACAAACACTTGCATGGCACGCTGGCGCTGAGCAAATGTTCGATTTATAAAGTCGGCATGTCTTTACGCGTTGATGTCTTGCTCAATAGCAAATCTGTTTGCATTAACAAAAAAGAATTGTCGGCGGCCAAAGATATTATTTTAATCGAACTAAAAAAACAGTTTGAGTATATTCATGTGGCCTTTTATCTAGACTAA
- a CDS encoding TetR family transcriptional regulator codes for MSETRRRGVELTNAIYRATEKIIDLEGMEGLTFQKVADAAMTSKSVIYRRWESPLELAIAAVQDRIRRDNNGSMDDLILTGNSLKEDLLQVTDRFLISINIMGKTFIRGMFVESGRQSGQILQRLIDQNSAIDLRLIDRVLQRAIDRGEHLRPNISHELKLLPFEWLRYNVFLQREIDQEMCQILINDILLPVYLDK; via the coding sequence ATGAGCGAAACACGTCGCCGCGGTGTAGAACTAACAAATGCTATTTATCGAGCAACAGAAAAAATTATCGATCTCGAAGGTATGGAAGGATTGACTTTTCAAAAAGTAGCAGATGCTGCCATGACGAGCAAATCGGTCATTTATCGTCGCTGGGAATCACCGCTCGAACTGGCTATTGCAGCTGTTCAAGATCGAATTCGACGCGATAATAATGGCAGCATGGATGACTTGATTTTGACGGGTAATAGTTTAAAAGAAGACCTTTTACAAGTGACAGATCGTTTTTTGATAAGTATTAACATCATGGGCAAAACTTTCATTAGAGGTATGTTTGTCGAGAGCGGTCGGCAATCTGGACAAATCTTGCAGCGCTTAATAGATCAGAATTCGGCAATTGACCTGCGGCTCATTGATCGTGTTTTACAACGTGCGATCGATCGTGGGGAACATTTACGCCCAAATATTTCACACGAACTTAAGCTGCTGCCTTTTGAGTGGTTGCGCTATAACGTATTTTTACAAAGAGAAATTGATCAAGAAATGTGCCAAATACTTATTAATGATATTTTGCTGCCTGTTTATTTAGATAAGTAA
- a CDS encoding MDR family MFS transporter, with the protein MKKQGSLVSKDLMTVAWVLVLGAMAPLLDSTMVNIAIHSLVKDLNSNVAIVQWTITGYVLATGIAVPFSSWLLNKFDGKNVFLAGEMLFAIGSILSALSPNINFLIAARLLQGFAGGLIMPLLTTLLVQSTGPEIMGRMMATVGLPIILGPLIGPVIGGIIVKYLSWQWIFWINVPIAIMAILLIIWKMPNYPAQNKKARMDFIGITLLAAASTTMIYGIVKASKDASFTNRTTLFCLGIGFILMLLYIVWSYFYQDKAVLPLNLFKHRSFNGSVIGLFIAGTVLNGAMLILPLFFQDVRHMSVMMAGLALIPQGAGMLVSRPLTGKLTDKIGAKYVVLSSLLVTFIGTLPFYWIGQNTAYWVIACVLFIRGIGAGGILMPLMADSYTGMTSSQIPAASIGARIVQNIGSAFGSALIATLVTMYATNKIKLFKQQLVAGKFHLTPAHTELFVSHHLALIHLQAFQQGFLITSIAALIIIFPTLLLTNKIKK; encoded by the coding sequence ATGAAAAAACAAGGGTCACTTGTTTCTAAAGACTTGATGACAGTAGCTTGGGTCCTAGTACTAGGGGCAATGGCACCGTTATTAGATTCGACGATGGTCAACATTGCTATCCATAGTCTGGTTAAAGATTTAAATAGCAACGTCGCAATTGTTCAATGGACAATTACGGGCTATGTTTTGGCAACAGGAATCGCAGTCCCTTTCTCTAGCTGGCTGTTAAACAAATTTGATGGTAAAAATGTATTTTTAGCTGGTGAAATGCTATTTGCAATCGGCTCCATTTTATCTGCACTTTCACCTAATATTAATTTTTTAATCGCGGCTCGACTATTGCAGGGCTTTGCTGGTGGCCTCATCATGCCGCTGCTGACAACCTTATTAGTCCAATCAACTGGTCCAGAGATAATGGGCAGAATGATGGCTACAGTTGGCTTGCCAATTATTCTAGGTCCTTTGATCGGTCCTGTGATCGGCGGTATTATCGTTAAATACTTATCTTGGCAATGGATTTTTTGGATCAATGTCCCTATCGCAATCATGGCTATTCTGCTGATTATCTGGAAAATGCCGAACTATCCAGCCCAAAATAAAAAAGCCAGAATGGACTTTATTGGTATCACATTGCTGGCTGCTGCCAGTACTACGATGATTTACGGTATCGTAAAAGCTTCAAAAGACGCTAGTTTCACTAATCGTACAACGCTGTTTTGCCTTGGGATTGGCTTTATCCTTATGCTGTTATATATTGTCTGGTCTTACTTCTATCAGGATAAAGCTGTACTCCCTTTGAATTTGTTTAAACATCGTTCATTTAATGGGTCTGTGATCGGCCTGTTTATCGCTGGGACTGTGCTTAATGGTGCCATGCTGATTTTGCCGCTATTTTTCCAAGATGTTCGCCACATGAGCGTCATGATGGCTGGACTAGCTTTGATTCCACAAGGCGCCGGTATGTTAGTTTCAAGACCTCTGACAGGAAAATTAACAGATAAAATTGGTGCCAAATATGTTGTCTTAAGCAGTTTACTAGTCACTTTTATTGGAACGTTACCTTTTTATTGGATTGGTCAAAACACTGCCTATTGGGTGATCGCTTGTGTCTTATTTATTCGAGGTATAGGTGCTGGTGGTATTTTAATGCCCTTGATGGCTGATTCTTATACCGGGATGACCAGTTCACAAATTCCGGCGGCTTCCATTGGAGCTCGTATTGTCCAAAATATCGGCAGTGCTTTTGGTTCCGCTTTGATAGCGACTTTAGTGACAATGTATGCGACCAATAAAATCAAGCTTTTTAAACAGCAACTGGTCGCTGGAAAATTTCATCTAACACCAGCCCACACTGAATTGTTCGTTAGCCATCATCTAGCCTTAATTCATTTACAAGCTTTTCAGCAAGGTTTTCTAATTACTTCAATAGCCGCGCTGATCATCATTTTCCCAACGCTTCTGTTAACTAATAAAATCAAAAAATAA
- a CDS encoding glycoside hydrolase domain-containing protein, which produces MIYGAQIELGLVTIANGVWEPSTRSTYASAYANGLSTGLIRLVQFALYVNMSQYITANQLSTVPFNGQLDTTTQSLLFAFQRFMNLTPVTANQPDPVTMYSLMVSSGSPSRNFWGVDTSIQLTANMIQSLVNWDATYVARYLTGSVGSGSLHKPKNLTRTEAQNILTAGLHLVPIYQDNFPTVDYFTRRQGQKDARAAMAAATELGLPTGTVIYFAIDMDMTDDDISNNGLPYFNGVTSIFNNGEAANYYVPAVYGTRNVSSRLALESSSVYSYVSNMSTGYSGNLGFSQPLNWAFDQFAEDDSGISGVAAIDYVNVSHADEGVVALETPVQLSWIFNTEFAPLKSAYLSGSLTWDGPEITLYDNKLLKLTAQLTTSISSGPGMLQFNISAGQLEDGFEASLSNAFGQEVSTKLGAKLADMAAAIDNGLLKMTYSASGTEVSISCTLINSQSEINGVEMSSAIILNASFHLNPLNPSDSPDWQKINNAIYNITMAGAVASVSADAGYLVYAAILAGAAPVATVTLGIGAVGLLLVATWNQINDNS; this is translated from the coding sequence TTGATTTATGGTGCCCAAATCGAATTAGGATTGGTTACAATCGCTAACGGTGTTTGGGAACCATCCACACGGTCGACTTATGCCTCGGCCTATGCGAATGGTCTTAGTACTGGCTTGATTCGCTTGGTGCAGTTTGCACTATATGTGAACATGTCACAATATATTACAGCTAATCAGTTATCGACAGTGCCTTTTAATGGGCAACTAGACACGACGACTCAGTCGTTGCTCTTTGCCTTTCAACGATTTATGAATCTCACACCAGTGACTGCTAACCAACCTGATCCTGTGACCATGTACTCACTAATGGTCTCTAGCGGCAGTCCGAGCCGAAACTTCTGGGGTGTTGATACATCTATCCAATTGACAGCTAACATGATTCAATCATTGGTTAACTGGGATGCCACTTATGTCGCACGATACTTGACGGGTTCTGTCGGTAGCGGTTCTTTGCACAAGCCCAAGAATCTGACTCGCACTGAAGCTCAGAATATTCTTACTGCTGGTCTTCATTTAGTGCCCATTTATCAAGATAATTTTCCAACGGTGGACTATTTTACGAGAAGGCAGGGACAAAAAGATGCCAGGGCAGCCATGGCAGCCGCAACCGAACTGGGTTTACCAACTGGAACCGTCATTTATTTTGCTATCGATATGGACATGACCGATGACGATATTTCAAATAATGGTCTGCCTTACTTTAATGGTGTGACATCCATTTTTAATAATGGCGAGGCCGCCAATTATTATGTTCCAGCCGTTTACGGGACACGTAATGTTAGCAGCAGGTTAGCATTAGAATCAAGCTCTGTTTATAGCTATGTGTCTAATATGTCGACAGGTTATTCAGGCAATTTAGGTTTTTCGCAGCCTTTAAACTGGGCTTTTGATCAATTTGCTGAGGATGATTCTGGTATCAGTGGTGTAGCGGCTATTGACTATGTCAATGTTTCTCATGCTGATGAAGGTGTTGTCGCCTTAGAGACACCAGTACAATTAAGCTGGATCTTTAACACAGAATTCGCCCCATTAAAGTCAGCCTACCTGAGTGGCTCTCTGACTTGGGACGGACCAGAAATTACTTTATATGATAATAAATTACTGAAGTTGACGGCTCAATTAACAACCAGTATTAGCTCAGGGCCAGGAATGCTTCAATTTAATATTTCAGCTGGTCAATTAGAAGACGGTTTTGAAGCTTCACTATCAAACGCTTTTGGCCAAGAAGTTTCTACTAAATTAGGTGCTAAACTAGCCGACATGGCCGCAGCTATTGATAACGGGCTCTTAAAAATGACTTATTCTGCTTCTGGTACAGAGGTCAGCATTTCTTGTACGTTGATTAATAGCCAAAGTGAAATTAATGGTGTGGAAATGAGTTCGGCCATTATACTCAATGCCAGCTTTCATCTTAATCCACTTAATCCGTCAGACTCGCCTGACTGGCAAAAAATTAATAATGCCATTTATAATATTACAATGGCGGGAGCAGTAGCTTCGGTAAGTGCGGATGCCGGTTATCTGGTCTATGCCGCCATCCTAGCGGGGGCAGCTCCTGTAGCTACCGTCACTCTGGGAATTGGGGCGGTTGGTTTGCTATTAGTTGCCACTTGGAATCAAATCAACGATAATAGTTGA
- a CDS encoding peptidoglycan-binding domain-containing protein produces the protein MVDQMVLTTQQWLNKTYGSVANYIQVTESGNTGWQTIYGLIQGLQYELGISLQAGLPAFGEVTSAAFDSQVVPQLKNGYESHFVYLIQGAFWAKGINPGEFNGVYSPDTQAAVETLQTEAGFTDPSGILTSLWAKALFDMSAFVLLSNGDAKIRTMQQYLNFRYSA, from the coding sequence ATGGTAGATCAAATGGTTTTAACCACCCAACAGTGGCTCAACAAGACTTACGGGTCGGTCGCTAATTATATTCAGGTGACCGAAAGTGGTAATACAGGTTGGCAAACAATTTATGGACTTATCCAAGGTCTCCAGTATGAGCTAGGCATCAGTTTACAAGCTGGTTTGCCAGCTTTTGGGGAGGTAACTTCGGCTGCTTTTGATTCTCAAGTCGTGCCTCAGTTAAAAAATGGCTATGAAAGTCATTTTGTTTATTTGATTCAAGGTGCTTTTTGGGCTAAAGGAATTAATCCCGGTGAGTTTAATGGTGTGTATTCTCCTGATACCCAAGCGGCTGTTGAAACACTACAAACAGAAGCGGGATTTACTGATCCTAGTGGGATACTGACCTCGCTATGGGCCAAAGCGTTATTCGACATGTCGGCTTTTGTTCTGCTGTCTAACGGAGATGCGAAAATTCGTACGATGCAACAGTATTTAAATTTTCGCTATAGTGCATAA
- a CDS encoding ATP-binding cassette domain-containing protein translates to MADAFVQLKHANKKYGDRTIIDDLSFQIFAKEFVAIIGPSGSGKSTLLNMIGLLESIDSGRITLSRELLPNINSRKATRIRRDTINYLFQSFALINDISVQDNLMLAMNFTSLSGKDKRAQISDTLSKVGLQTLINAKVNNLSGGEQQRVASPRHSKTRTARVSR, encoded by the coding sequence ATGGCTGATGCTTTCGTTCAATTAAAACACGCGAATAAAAAATATGGCGACCGGACCATCATTGACGATCTATCGTTTCAAATTTTTGCAAAAGAATTTGTGGCTATCATAGGTCCCTCGGGTTCTGGGAAATCGACGCTATTGAATATGATCGGTTTATTAGAAAGTATCGATAGTGGCCGTATTACGTTGAGTCGCGAGCTTTTGCCCAATATTAATAGTAGAAAAGCAACAAGAATCCGACGTGATACCATCAACTATCTGTTTCAAAGTTTTGCCTTGATCAACGATATTTCTGTTCAAGATAATCTCATGCTAGCAATGAATTTTACATCTTTATCTGGTAAAGACAAAAGGGCTCAAATAAGCGATACTTTAAGCAAAGTTGGCTTGCAAACTTTAATCAATGCAAAAGTCAATAATCTATCTGGCGGTGAACAGCAGCGTGTAGCCAGCCCGCGCCATTCTAAAACCCGGACAGCTCGTGTTAGCCGATGA
- a CDS encoding P-loop NTPase family protein encodes MLADEPTGALDEKHANAAFQLIKSLRDNYGKTVIIVTHNLDLAKQTDRIIELNY; translated from the coding sequence GTGTTAGCCGATGAACCCACTGGTGCTCTGGACGAAAAACATGCTAACGCAGCTTTTCAGTTAATTAAAAGTCTGCGCGATAATTATGGCAAGACTGTGATCATTGTGACTCACAATTTAGACTTAGCTAAACAAACTGATCGCATCATCGAATTAAATTATTAA
- a CDS encoding ArsR/SmtB family transcription factor, producing the protein MPDININKIDLTQLLKSLSDPIRLEIIAVLFMTNKECSCAIFNDLGKKSNLSQHYRNLRLNALISIRRAGLHSYLTLRRKELDERFPGLLATIVDNWKSQRR; encoded by the coding sequence ATGCCTGACATTAATATAAATAAAATAGATTTGACGCAATTATTAAAATCATTGAGTGATCCCATTCGCTTGGAAATTATCGCGGTGTTATTTATGACAAACAAAGAATGTTCTTGCGCCATCTTTAATGACTTGGGAAAAAAGAGCAATTTATCCCAGCATTATCGCAATCTTCGGTTAAATGCTTTAATTTCGATTCGGCGCGCTGGTCTTCACAGCTACCTGACGCTACGTCGAAAAGAACTCGATGAAAGATTTCCGGGCTTGTTGGCGACAATCGTTGATAACTGGAAAAGTCAGCGTCGTTGA
- a CDS encoding D-alanyl-D-alanine carboxypeptidase family protein produces the protein MKTLQVLAPVALVGELNGDILAVKNPDTRVPIASVTKLLITYQLYDAIKQGILSWHDRLVTSQRIADFTKSDLVAEIKLSTGESYTVEDALDAFFILSENTFAFVFAEKIFQNIANWQAQTIKLLAKWGINNPVIPNPSGLSNQDLVTYQDPEMTDSYEPLFSAKEVLTMTSHLVNDFPEILALTQKMKFNFVTDRQVYPYLNRFKFLAIPTHKWLGLKTGTSPDTESFVGVVEAKGRRYITVYLAARIEFLEPKGTNCYIESEKMLTDVLG, from the coding sequence ATGAAAACATTGCAAGTACTAGCACCGGTCGCTTTGGTTGGCGAATTAAATGGCGATATTTTGGCGGTGAAAAATCCCGATACGAGAGTGCCGATTGCGTCTGTGACTAAATTGCTGATCACTTATCAGCTCTATGATGCGATCAAGCAGGGAATTTTATCCTGGCATGATCGCTTGGTAACAAGCCAAAGGATCGCTGATTTTACGAAGAGTGACCTAGTGGCCGAAATTAAATTATCGACAGGGGAAAGTTACACAGTGGAGGATGCACTGGACGCATTTTTCATCCTGTCTGAAAATACTTTTGCTTTTGTGTTTGCTGAAAAGATTTTCCAAAATATTGCCAACTGGCAGGCACAAACGATCAAGCTGCTGGCAAAATGGGGGATCAATAATCCTGTGATTCCTAATCCGTCCGGTCTTTCTAACCAGGATTTAGTGACTTATCAAGATCCAGAAATGACTGATTCCTATGAGCCACTTTTTTCTGCCAAAGAAGTTTTGACAATGACGAGCCATTTGGTCAACGATTTTCCTGAGATCCTAGCACTGACACAAAAAATGAAATTCAATTTTGTCACTGATCGTCAGGTTTATCCCTACTTGAATCGCTTTAAATTTTTAGCTATTCCAACTCATAAATGGCTAGGTTTGAAAACAGGTACTTCGCCTGATACGGAATCTTTTGTTGGTGTTGTTGAGGCGAAGGGACGTCGATATATCACAGTTTACTTGGCTGCTCGCATTGAATTTTTGGAACCCAAGGGTACTAACTGTTATATTGAATCGGAAAAAATGCTGACGGATGTATTGGGATAG